One window of the Desulfovulcanus ferrireducens genome contains the following:
- the rplV gene encoding 50S ribosomal protein L22, which produces MEAKATAKYVRISPRKARLVAEIIKGKPVEEALNILKFTPKKAARIINKVLNSALANAEQNYSLDIDNLYVKQVRVDGGPSWKRIQPRAMGRAYRILKRTSHITVIVDEL; this is translated from the coding sequence ATGGAAGCAAAAGCTACAGCAAAATATGTAAGGATTTCTCCACGCAAGGCACGTTTAGTTGCAGAAATAATAAAAGGAAAACCAGTTGAAGAAGCTTTAAATATCTTGAAGTTTACACCTAAAAAGGCTGCAAGGATTATAAATAAGGTTTTAAATTCAGCCCTGGCAAATGCAGAGCAGAACTATAGTTTAGATATTGATAATCTGTATGTTAAACAGGTAAGGGTCGATGGTGGACCTTCTTGGAAAAGGATTCAGCCAAGAGCTATGGGTAGGGCATATAGAATCTTAAAGAGAACTAGTCATATCACTGTAATAGTAGATGAGCTATAG
- the tuf gene encoding elongation factor Tu translates to MSKAKFERKKPHVNIGTIGHIDHGKTTLTAAITKALSMRGAAEFVAFDQIDKAPEEKERGITIATAHVEYETDKRHYAHVDCPGHADYIKNMITGAAQMDGAILVVAATDGPMPQTREHILLARQVGVPSLVVFLNKVDLVDDPELLELVELEVRELLSKYGFPGDEIPVIQGSALKALEADSADSEDVKCIYELMDACDEYIPEPQRDIDKPFLMPIEDLFSISGRGTVVTGRVELGIIKVGDEVEIVGMKETMKTVCTGVEMFRKILDQGEAGDNVGVLLRGIKRDEVERGQVLAAPGSITPHRKFKAEVYVLNKEEGGRHTPFFSGYRPQFYFRTTDVTGVVTLPEGVEMIMPGDNTTFEVELIAPIAMEKGLRFAIREGGRTVGAGVVSEIME, encoded by the coding sequence ATGAGTAAGGCAAAATTTGAGCGTAAGAAGCCGCATGTAAATATTGGTACAATCGGTCATATTGACCATGGTAAGACCACATTGACAGCAGCGATAACAAAGGCGTTGAGCATGAGGGGGGCTGCTGAGTTTGTAGCTTTTGATCAGATTGACAAGGCACCTGAGGAGAAGGAGAGGGGAATTACCATTGCAACAGCTCATGTTGAGTATGAGACAGATAAGCGTCACTATGCGCACGTAGACTGTCCTGGTCATGCTGACTACATCAAGAACATGATTACAGGTGCTGCTCAGATGGACGGGGCTATATTGGTGGTAGCAGCAACAGACGGTCCAATGCCTCAGACCCGTGAGCATATATTGTTGGCCCGTCAGGTAGGAGTACCTAGTCTGGTAGTGTTTTTGAACAAGGTAGATTTGGTAGACGATCCAGAGCTTTTGGAGTTGGTAGAGCTTGAGGTGCGTGAGTTATTGTCCAAGTATGGATTTCCTGGAGATGAGATTCCAGTAATTCAGGGCAGCGCATTGAAGGCGTTGGAGGCAGATAGTGCTGACAGTGAAGATGTAAAGTGCATATACGAGTTGATGGATGCATGTGACGAGTATATCCCAGAGCCTCAACGTGATATAGACAAGCCATTTTTGATGCCAATAGAGGATCTATTTTCAATTTCCGGTCGCGGTACAGTGGTAACAGGAAGGGTAGAGCTTGGTATTATCAAGGTAGGAGATGAAGTAGAGATTGTAGGAATGAAGGAGACGATGAAGACAGTATGTACCGGCGTAGAGATGTTCAGGAAGATATTGGATCAGGGAGAGGCCGGAGATAATGTTGGAGTATTGTTGAGGGGTATTAAGAGAGATGAGGTTGAGCGTGGTCAGGTATTGGCAGCGCCCGGTTCAATTACCCCGCATCGTAAGTTTAAGGCAGAAGTTTATGTATTGAACAAGGAAGAGGGAGGTCGTCATACTCCGTTCTTCTCAGGCTACCGTCCTCAGTTTTATTTCAGGACCACGGACGTAACCGGTGTGGTGACATTGCCCGAGGGAGTAGAGATGATCATGCCTGGTGACAACACCACATTTGAGGTAGAATTAATAGCACCTATAGCCATGGAAAAGGGATTAAGGTTTGCTATCCGTGAAGGCGGTAGGACCGTAGGTGCTGGTGTTGTTTCAGAAATTATGGAGTAG
- the fusA gene encoding elongation factor G, which yields MARLVPIEKQRNIGIMAHIDAGKTTTTERILFYTGVSHKIGEVHDGEATMDWMEQEQERGITITSAATTCFWKDHRINIIDTPGHVDFTVEVERSLRVLDGAIAVFCAVGGVEPQSETVWRQADRYKVPRMAFVNKMDRTGADFFRVVDMIKERLKAKPVPLQIPIGAEDNFKGVVDLIQGKAMIFDDQTLGKKYEYVDIPDELKEEAENWRQVMVEAIAEEDEELLEKYLSGEELEPEELRVGIRKATISLKICPVLCGAAFKNKGVQPLLDAIVDYLPSPVDIPAIKGKDPQTGEEIVCHASDDEPLSALAFKLMSDPFIGHLTFLRIYSGYIQTGMTVVNAVTGRKERIGRLLKMHANKREEIKEAYAGDIVAAVGLKYTATGETLCSLERPVLLESMDFPEPVIEVAIEPKTKADRDSLSNALQKLAKEDPSFRVKTNEETGQTLIAGMGELHLEIIVDRLTREFKVDANVGQPQVAYRETITKPVKHETKYVKQTGGRGQYGHVVIEIEPLEPGSGYEFVNSITGGVIPKEYIPAIDKGIQDALQNGVLAGYPVVDIKVNLVYGSYHEVDSSEQAFYIAGSMAIKDACQKAGPVLLEPIMYVEVLTPEEYLGDVMGDITGRRGKVINLEPRLGTQIIRAHVPLSSMFGYATELRSKTQGRATYTMQFDHYEKVPAGLAEELLKNK from the coding sequence GTGGCAAGACTTGTACCTATTGAGAAGCAGAGAAATATTGGGATAATGGCCCACATTGATGCGGGCAAAACAACAACGACAGAGCGTATACTTTTCTATACGGGAGTATCCCATAAGATAGGAGAAGTCCATGATGGCGAGGCCACCATGGATTGGATGGAACAGGAGCAGGAAAGAGGAATAACCATTACCTCAGCTGCAACTACATGTTTTTGGAAAGATCATCGTATTAATATTATTGATACTCCAGGACACGTTGACTTTACTGTAGAAGTAGAAAGATCCCTGCGTGTGCTTGATGGTGCAATTGCTGTTTTCTGTGCTGTGGGCGGAGTCGAGCCACAGTCAGAAACAGTTTGGCGTCAGGCAGATAGATATAAAGTGCCCAGGATGGCTTTCGTAAACAAGATGGATCGTACTGGCGCAGATTTTTTCCGTGTTGTCGATATGATTAAAGAAAGGCTGAAAGCCAAGCCTGTACCCTTGCAAATACCTATTGGTGCTGAGGATAATTTCAAAGGCGTTGTAGATCTTATTCAAGGCAAAGCCATGATCTTTGATGACCAGACCCTGGGCAAGAAATATGAGTATGTTGATATTCCTGACGAATTAAAAGAAGAAGCAGAAAATTGGCGTCAAGTAATGGTTGAAGCCATTGCAGAAGAGGATGAAGAATTACTCGAAAAGTATCTGAGCGGTGAAGAATTAGAGCCTGAGGAGTTAAGGGTAGGTATTCGAAAGGCAACGATTTCACTAAAAATATGCCCGGTACTCTGTGGAGCCGCCTTTAAAAACAAAGGTGTGCAACCTCTACTTGATGCCATTGTCGATTACTTACCCTCTCCAGTAGATATTCCGGCGATTAAAGGAAAAGATCCGCAAACCGGAGAAGAAATAGTATGTCACGCATCTGATGATGAGCCTTTAAGTGCATTGGCTTTCAAACTGATGTCTGACCCATTTATTGGGCATTTAACCTTTCTGCGTATTTATTCCGGATATATTCAGACCGGGATGACAGTTGTAAACGCTGTAACTGGGAGAAAAGAGCGTATAGGAAGGCTACTAAAAATGCACGCTAATAAGCGTGAAGAGATAAAAGAGGCTTATGCCGGTGATATTGTAGCTGCTGTTGGTCTAAAGTATACTGCAACCGGTGAAACCTTATGTTCTTTAGAGAGGCCAGTTCTTCTTGAGTCCATGGATTTCCCTGAACCAGTAATTGAAGTTGCAATAGAACCCAAAACAAAAGCAGATCGTGATTCATTAAGTAATGCATTGCAGAAATTAGCCAAAGAGGATCCATCTTTTAGGGTTAAGACAAATGAGGAAACAGGTCAGACTTTGATTGCCGGAATGGGCGAGTTGCATCTCGAGATCATAGTTGACCGCTTAACAAGAGAATTTAAAGTAGATGCCAATGTTGGTCAGCCTCAAGTTGCTTATCGTGAAACAATAACCAAACCCGTCAAACATGAAACTAAATATGTTAAACAGACAGGTGGTCGCGGTCAATATGGTCATGTAGTTATTGAAATAGAACCACTTGAGCCCGGATCCGGTTATGAGTTTGTTAACTCAATTACTGGTGGAGTGATTCCAAAAGAATATATCCCAGCGATAGATAAAGGTATTCAGGATGCTCTACAAAACGGCGTTCTTGCTGGATATCCTGTAGTTGATATAAAAGTAAACCTTGTTTATGGTTCCTATCACGAAGTTGATTCATCTGAACAGGCCTTTTACATAGCAGGTTCCATGGCCATAAAGGATGCATGCCAGAAGGCTGGGCCTGTTCTTCTTGAACCGATTATGTATGTTGAGGTCCTAACTCCTGAAGAGTATCTTGGTGATGTAATGGGCGATATAACCGGACGCAGAGGAAAAGTTATAAACCTTGAACCACGGCTAGGAACTCAAATCATTAGAGCCCACGTACCATTGAGTAGTATGTTTGGTTACGCCACCGAGCTTAGGTCCAAGACACAAGGTCGGGCAACGTATACAATGCAATTTGATCACTATGAAAAAGTCCCAGCAGGACTCGCTGAAGAACTTCTGAAGAACAAATAG
- the rplX gene encoding 50S ribosomal protein L24, which produces MARKILQNDKVMVIAGKDKNKIGKVLKVLRKKDKVIVEGINKVKRHVKPNPYQNQQGGIIEKEAPIHISNIALVCESCSKPTRVGFKITDGGKKVRYCKKCNETI; this is translated from the coding sequence ATGGCAAGGAAGATATTACAGAACGATAAAGTAATGGTGATTGCCGGCAAAGATAAAAATAAAATTGGAAAAGTTTTAAAGGTGCTGCGCAAGAAAGATAAGGTTATAGTTGAAGGGATTAATAAAGTTAAGAGACATGTAAAGCCAAACCCCTACCAGAATCAACAGGGCGGAATCATTGAAAAAGAGGCACCAATTCACATTTCCAATATTGCTTTAGTGTGTGAATCTTGCTCAAAGCCAACCAGGGTTGGTTTTAAGATTACAGATGGTGGAAAAAAGGTTCGATATTGTAAGAAATGTAACGAGACTATTTAG
- the rplP gene encoding 50S ribosomal protein L16 gives MLSPKKVKFRKQQKGRIKGKATRGTEINFGDVGLKALEPGKITNQQIEAARVAMMRHIKRGGKVFIRIFPDKPITAKPAETRQGKGKGSPVGWCCPVKPGKILYEIKGVDINLAKEALKRASYKLPIKTAIVEKEM, from the coding sequence ATGCTTAGCCCTAAAAAAGTAAAATTTCGCAAACAACAAAAAGGTAGAATCAAAGGAAAAGCCACAAGAGGCACCGAGATAAATTTTGGTGATGTTGGTTTAAAAGCCTTAGAGCCTGGTAAAATTACAAACCAGCAGATAGAAGCAGCTCGTGTCGCAATGATGCGTCATATAAAAAGAGGTGGAAAGGTTTTTATACGCATATTTCCTGATAAGCCAATAACTGCCAAGCCAGCTGAAACAAGACAAGGTAAAGGTAAGGGTTCCCCTGTGGGCTGGTGCTGTCCTGTTAAGCCTGGCAAGATATTATATGAAATAAAAGGGGTAGATATAAATTTGGCTAAAGAAGCCTTGAAAAGGGCATCTTACAAACTACCCATAAAAACAGCTATTGTGGAAAAGGAGATGTAA
- the rpsL gene encoding 30S ribosomal protein S12, which produces MPTINQLVRKARQKVVKRKKRAALQGCPQKRGVCVRVYTTTPKKPNSALRKVARVRLTNGIEVTSYIPGEGHNLQEHSVVLVRGGRVKDLPGVRYTVIRGTLDAAGVQDRRKSRSKYGTKRPK; this is translated from the coding sequence ATGCCGACTATCAATCAATTGGTTCGAAAAGCTAGGCAAAAGGTAGTCAAGAGAAAGAAGAGAGCGGCCCTGCAAGGTTGTCCACAAAAAAGAGGCGTTTGCGTGCGTGTATATACAACAACCCCAAAAAAGCCTAACTCAGCCTTGCGTAAGGTGGCTAGGGTCAGGCTGACTAATGGGATTGAGGTTACTTCTTACATTCCAGGTGAAGGTCATAACCTGCAAGAGCACTCTGTTGTTCTGGTTCGTGGTGGTCGTGTTAAAGACCTTCCGGGCGTTCGTTATACTGTTATTCGTGGAACTTTGGATGCTGCTGGGGTGCAAGACAGGCGCAAAAGTCGTTCGAAATATGGAACTAAGCGACCAAAATAA
- the rplB gene encoding 50S ribosomal protein L2, producing the protein MAIRKLKPTSPGRRFQTVSTFEEITRTTPEKSLVIGLSKKSGRNNLGRITSRRRGGGNKRRYRIIDFKRDKFNVPAKVTSIEYDPNRSARIALLTYADGEKRYILAPLGLKVGDQVVAGEKVDIKPGNALPLAKIPVGTIVHNIELYPGKGGQLARSAGTYAQLVAKEGKYALLRLPSGEMRNVLASNIATVGQVGNVDHENISLGKAGRNRWLGRRPKVRGVAMNPIDHPLGGGEGKSSGGRHPVSPWGWPTKGYKTRNPKKQSTKLIVKRRTK; encoded by the coding sequence ATGGCTATAAGAAAGCTAAAGCCTACTTCGCCCGGGAGAAGGTTTCAGACAGTATCCACTTTCGAGGAGATTACAAGAACAACCCCTGAGAAGTCCCTTGTTATAGGACTTTCAAAGAAAAGTGGGCGTAATAATTTAGGAAGAATTACTTCCCGTCGGCGTGGTGGTGGAAATAAACGTCGATATAGAATAATTGATTTTAAACGTGATAAATTTAATGTTCCAGCTAAAGTTACCTCTATAGAGTATGATCCAAACAGGAGTGCCAGAATCGCATTATTAACTTACGCTGATGGCGAAAAGAGATATATATTGGCTCCACTTGGTTTAAAAGTAGGCGATCAGGTGGTAGCAGGTGAAAAGGTTGATATAAAACCAGGAAATGCCCTCCCACTTGCTAAGATACCAGTAGGTACGATAGTACATAATATAGAGCTTTATCCAGGTAAGGGCGGTCAATTGGCTCGTTCAGCAGGAACTTATGCTCAGTTGGTAGCAAAAGAAGGTAAATATGCTTTGCTTAGACTTCCGTCCGGAGAGATGCGAAATGTGTTGGCCTCAAATATAGCTACAGTGGGTCAAGTTGGAAATGTAGATCACGAAAATATTTCCTTGGGAAAGGCCGGTAGAAACCGGTGGTTAGGTCGTAGGCCAAAGGTAAGGGGTGTTGCTATGAACCCCATTGACCATCCCCTTGGAGGTGGTGAAGGAAAAAGTTCTGGTGGGAGACATCCTGTATCACCCTGGGGTTGGCCGACAAAGGGTTATAAGACTAGAAATCCGAAGAAGCAGTCAACAAAACTAATTGTAAAAAGGCGGACTAAATAA
- the rpsG gene encoding 30S ribosomal protein S7 yields the protein MPRKGPVPKREVLPDPVYGSRLVTKFVNRLMIDGKKNVAERIFYKAIEELAKNTGEEPLKAFEQVVENVKPQMEVKSRRVGGATYQVPMEVRPDRQQSLAIRWLVTYARARGEKGMDKKLAAEFLDAYNNRGGAIKKKEDTHRMAEANKAFAHYRW from the coding sequence ATGCCACGAAAAGGCCCAGTACCCAAAAGAGAAGTCTTGCCAGATCCGGTTTATGGGAGCCGATTGGTAACTAAGTTTGTGAATAGGCTCATGATCGATGGCAAGAAAAATGTAGCGGAGAGGATTTTTTATAAGGCCATTGAGGAGTTGGCAAAAAATACCGGAGAAGAGCCACTGAAGGCTTTTGAGCAGGTTGTTGAGAATGTAAAGCCTCAGATGGAAGTAAAGTCTAGAAGGGTGGGTGGGGCAACCTATCAGGTGCCCATGGAGGTTCGCCCTGATCGTCAGCAGTCTTTGGCTATTAGGTGGCTGGTTACTTATGCCAGAGCCAGAGGCGAGAAAGGTATGGATAAAAAGTTGGCTGCAGAGTTTTTGGATGCATATAATAATCGTGGTGGCGCGATTAAGAAAAAGGAAGATACCCACAGAATGGCTGAAGCCAATAAGGCATTTGCGCATTATCGCTGGTAA
- the rplW gene encoding 50S ribosomal protein L23, translated as MDSTQILIKPLISEKATLLKDAYNKVVFIVHPDANKYQIKKAVESLFNVKVEKVSIVRQKPVLRKRFGRVVGKKSGYKKAYVSLSAGDKIEFFEGV; from the coding sequence ATGGATAGTACACAAATACTGATAAAGCCTCTAATATCAGAAAAGGCAACCCTCCTAAAGGATGCTTATAATAAAGTAGTTTTTATTGTTCATCCTGACGCGAACAAGTATCAGATAAAAAAAGCTGTTGAGTCACTGTTTAATGTAAAAGTTGAAAAGGTAAGTATAGTTCGACAGAAGCCTGTTCTCCGAAAGAGATTTGGACGCGTAGTTGGTAAGAAATCTGGCTACAAGAAAGCCTATGTTTCTCTTTCAGCAGGCGATAAAATAGAATTTTTTGAAGGGGTATAA
- the rplD gene encoding 50S ribosomal protein L4, whose protein sequence is MIKTKVYSQDNVQIGEIDLKEEVFSVAVKPEILHQAVRYHLAAKRSGTASVKNRATIRGGGRKPWRQKGTGRARAGSIRSPLWKGGAVAHGPQPRDYSFKLNKKVRQLALKMALSAKYLDESLKVIEKFELPEIKTKKFVEIKNKLGLKKPLIVLAEKYNTLELSARNVPGVQVVTQDSLTAYDILKHQELILDKQAVEKLQERLG, encoded by the coding sequence ATGATAAAGACAAAAGTATATTCTCAGGATAATGTTCAAATAGGCGAAATCGATTTGAAAGAGGAAGTCTTTTCAGTTGCTGTTAAGCCTGAAATTTTACATCAAGCTGTCAGATATCATTTAGCCGCAAAAAGGTCTGGTACAGCCAGTGTAAAAAATCGTGCCACGATAAGGGGTGGAGGGAGAAAACCTTGGCGGCAAAAAGGAACTGGAAGGGCAAGAGCTGGTTCAATCCGTTCACCATTATGGAAGGGAGGAGCCGTAGCTCATGGTCCTCAACCACGGGATTATTCTTTTAAATTGAATAAAAAGGTAAGACAACTCGCACTTAAGATGGCCTTATCAGCAAAGTATTTAGATGAAAGCTTAAAGGTCATAGAAAAGTTTGAACTTCCGGAGATTAAAACAAAAAAATTTGTTGAGATAAAAAATAAATTAGGTTTGAAAAAACCCTTGATTGTTCTAGCAGAAAAGTATAACACTCTTGAACTTTCCGCTCGGAATGTACCTGGTGTTCAAGTAGTTACACAAGATTCTTTAACAGCCTACGATATTTTAAAGCATCAAGAGTTAATATTAGATAAGCAGGCTGTTGAGAAATTGCAAGAGAGGTTAGGATAG
- the rplN gene encoding 50S ribosomal protein L14, translating into MIQVQSTLDVADNSGAKKVACIKVLGGSKRRYARIGDIIVVSVKDAMPHSKVKKGDVYKAVIVRTKKEIGRPDGSYIRFDNNSAVLLNKNLEPIGTRIFGPVARELRAKNFMKIVSLAPEVL; encoded by the coding sequence ATGATTCAAGTTCAATCAACACTTGATGTAGCTGATAATTCTGGCGCCAAAAAGGTTGCCTGTATAAAAGTATTGGGTGGCAGTAAAAGAAGATATGCCCGTATAGGAGATATAATTGTTGTATCTGTTAAAGATGCAATGCCACACTCAAAGGTAAAAAAAGGTGACGTATATAAAGCAGTAATAGTCAGAACCAAAAAAGAAATTGGTAGACCTGATGGATCATATATACGTTTCGATAATAATTCAGCAGTGTTGTTAAATAAGAATTTAGAACCTATAGGAACAAGAATTTTTGGACCTGTTGCACGTGAGCTTAGAGCAAAAAATTTTATGAAAATAGTATCACTCGCACCAGAGGTATTATAA
- the rpsS gene encoding 30S ribosomal protein S19, with amino-acid sequence MPRSVKKGPFVDDHLLKKVIKAREERSRKVIKTWSRRSTIIPEMVGLTFAVHNGRKFIPVFVTENMVGHKLGEFAPTRTYYGHAADKKSKAKGKK; translated from the coding sequence ATGCCCAGATCAGTTAAGAAAGGTCCATTTGTTGATGATCATCTGCTAAAAAAAGTAATAAAGGCCAGAGAAGAACGAAGTAGAAAAGTTATTAAAACGTGGTCAAGAAGATCTACGATTATACCTGAAATGGTAGGTCTTACATTTGCTGTACATAATGGTAGAAAGTTTATTCCAGTTTTTGTGACAGAGAATATGGTTGGGCATAAATTGGGAGAATTTGCTCCTACCAGAACATACTATGGTCATGCTGCAGATAAAAAGAGTAAGGCAAAAGGAAAAAAATAA
- the rpsQ gene encoding 30S ribosomal protein S17, translating to MTDSNLKKSNKRTLVGFVVSDKNDKTIVVRVETLVKHPLLKKYIRRRKKFMAHDPKNECSVGDKVQIIEHRPLSARKRWHLLKIIEKAV from the coding sequence ATGACAGATAGTAACCTAAAAAAAAGCAATAAAAGAACCCTTGTAGGTTTCGTTGTTAGCGATAAAAATGATAAAACAATAGTTGTTCGAGTTGAAACATTGGTTAAGCACCCATTATTGAAGAAGTATATTCGTCGAAGAAAAAAATTTATGGCACATGATCCTAAAAATGAATGCTCAGTTGGCGATAAAGTCCAAATTATTGAACATCGCCCATTAAGTGCACGTAAAAGATGGCATTTACTAAAAATTATAGAAAAAGCAGTATAG
- the rpmC gene encoding 50S ribosomal protein L29, giving the protein MKAQELRNLSIAELHDKLNDFRQELFNLRFQHATAQLENTQRIPQVKRTIARILTILREKQMESGDDR; this is encoded by the coding sequence GTGAAAGCTCAAGAATTACGCAATCTTAGCATTGCTGAGCTGCATGATAAGTTAAATGACTTCAGACAAGAATTATTTAATCTCAGATTTCAGCATGCAACTGCACAACTCGAAAACACACAGCGCATTCCACAAGTAAAAAGAACTATAGCTCGAATATTGACAATATTGAGAGAAAAACAAATGGAGTCAGGAGATGACAGATAG
- the rpsJ gene encoding 30S ribosomal protein S10, which produces MVTMNRDRIRIKLKAYDYRILDKAVSEIVDSARNTGASIAGPIPLPTRIHKVTVNRSVHVDKKSREQFEMRVHKRLLDILEPTQQTVDALGKLNLPAGVDVEIKL; this is translated from the coding sequence ATGGTAACTATGAATAGAGATCGTATTAGAATAAAGTTAAAAGCTTATGATTATCGTATTTTAGATAAAGCCGTATCAGAGATTGTAGATTCAGCCAGAAATACCGGTGCTAGCATTGCCGGCCCAATTCCCTTACCAACAAGGATTCATAAAGTGACTGTTAACCGCTCCGTTCATGTAGATAAAAAATCACGTGAACAATTTGAAATGCGTGTCCACAAAAGGCTTTTAGATATATTAGAACCGACACAGCAAACCGTAGATGCATTAGGTAAGTTGAATTTACCTGCAGGTGTTGATGTTGAAATAAAGCTATAG
- the rpsC gene encoding 30S ribosomal protein S3 has product MGQKVHPYGFRLGYNKNWLSRWYSKYNYPKYVYEDKQIRKYVKGKLYHAGISRIEIERAADKVRLIINTARPGIVIGRKGVEIEKLRQELKKKFKHDFVIEVNEVRRPETDAQLVAENVALQLERRVAFRRAMKRSISLAQKFGAQGIKISCAGRLGGAEIARTEWQREGRVPLHTLRADIDYGFAEANTTYGVIGIKVWIYKGDILNEVK; this is encoded by the coding sequence TTGGGTCAAAAAGTACATCCTTACGGTTTTCGTTTGGGCTATAATAAGAACTGGTTGTCACGCTGGTATAGCAAATATAATTATCCAAAATATGTCTATGAAGATAAACAGATAAGAAAATATGTAAAAGGTAAGCTATATCACGCAGGAATATCTAGAATTGAGATAGAGAGAGCAGCAGATAAAGTAAGGTTAATTATAAATACAGCCCGTCCAGGCATTGTTATTGGCCGAAAAGGCGTAGAAATAGAAAAGCTACGACAAGAACTGAAAAAGAAGTTTAAGCATGATTTTGTAATAGAAGTTAATGAAGTACGGCGTCCTGAAACTGATGCTCAATTAGTAGCCGAAAATGTAGCATTGCAGTTAGAGAGAAGAGTTGCATTCCGCCGTGCTATGAAGAGGTCAATAAGTTTGGCTCAGAAGTTTGGAGCTCAAGGTATAAAAATTTCTTGTGCCGGGAGACTTGGAGGTGCGGAGATAGCCAGAACAGAATGGCAAAGAGAAGGTCGTGTACCTTTGCATACACTTCGTGCAGATATAGATTATGGTTTTGCCGAAGCCAATACAACTTACGGAGTTATTGGGATAAAGGTCTGGATTTACAAAGGTGATATATTAAATGAGGTTAAATAA
- the rplC gene encoding 50S ribosomal protein L3: protein MSNSLGIIGKKIGMTRIFGEDGSVIPVTVVQAGPCPVIQKKTLDKEGYNAIQLGFGEVPGHKLNKPEQGHLKKAERGYFKHLKEFRVDDVEQYELGQDITVEIFQPGEKVKVTGTSKGKGFAGVMKRWNFGGSPASHGHEKVHRSPGAIGQCAYPSRVFKGKKMAGHMGNRKVTYVNAEIVDIRPKENLILIKGQVPGSKHSLVILRKKS, encoded by the coding sequence ATGAGCAATAGTTTGGGAATTATCGGAAAAAAAATTGGAATGACAAGAATTTTTGGAGAAGACGGATCAGTTATCCCAGTAACTGTTGTCCAGGCTGGTCCTTGTCCCGTGATCCAGAAGAAGACTCTCGATAAAGAAGGATATAATGCAATACAGCTTGGCTTTGGAGAAGTTCCTGGCCACAAATTAAATAAACCTGAACAGGGTCATTTAAAAAAAGCTGAAAGAGGGTACTTTAAGCATTTAAAAGAGTTTAGAGTTGACGATGTAGAACAATATGAGCTTGGACAGGATATAACGGTAGAGATTTTTCAGCCTGGTGAAAAAGTTAAAGTAACAGGTACATCTAAAGGTAAAGGCTTTGCAGGCGTAATGAAGCGCTGGAATTTTGGAGGCTCACCAGCATCTCACGGACATGAGAAGGTACATCGTTCGCCAGGTGCTATCGGACAATGTGCTTATCCGAGCAGAGTTTTTAAGGGAAAGAAGATGGCCGGTCATATGGGCAATAGAAAGGTAACATATGTAAACGCTGAAATCGTGGACATTCGACCCAAAGAAAATCTTATTTTGATCAAAGGTCAAGTTCCAGGCTCAAAGCATAGTTTAGTTATATTACGAAAGAAGAGCTAA